In Leucobacter denitrificans, the genomic window TCCAAAGTTCGGCCCTGGTATCGGCCGAATCGATATTTCGCTGAAGCAGGCTCGCTGCCGTTTTGATCCTCGTGCGCATGGTGTGGCGGTGGATCTGCAGTTCCTCTGCCGCAGGAGTGAGCTGGCAATTGTGCCTGAGCCACACCTCGAGACTGTGTTCGATCTCATCGTGGTGCCGCCGATCATGTTCTCTGAGTGGAGAGAGGAAGCCTGTGGCGCGTCGCTTTGCCTCAGGGCTTTCGGCGATGAGCTGGAACACGCCTGAGTGCATCGATGGACGATATGCCACGAGTTTTGGGGGCGCGTCGGTTTCGACCCACGCGGCGATCGATTGCTCGAGAGCTCGGTCAGCCTGATCAAGCAGTCTGCTGAGATCGTTCAGCGATCCACGTTCTGACAGACCCGCCGTGCGCTTCGCGATGAGCTTGCGCAGCTGCGTGACGTGAGCGGATTCGCATATGACAATGAGTTTGCCGTCGTGCACTCCACTGGTTATGCCCTCGCCGAGGTCTTGGGGTGACAGGTCGCCGTCACCTGCTCGCAGTGCGATAACGGCGACCTGCCCTCGAGGCAGCCTTGGATACAGTGGGGCAGCGATGGCCTCCGCATGCTCACGATCGCCGCGAATGAGCAGAGACACGATCGCTGAGCGCAGCGCTGCCTCGGCACTTGTGATTCGTGTCGCGGGAGTTCGGTCGCTACGCGTGAGCCGGTCAATGTTCTGCGCGTGCATCGCTGCTTCGATGAGGCGGGCGGCTGCTCGAGTGATCGCGATAAACGGGGTGTCGTAGGGGACGCGAATGAGTGGGAGGCCCAAATGCTCGCAGGCTTCGACGAGTGTTGGTGGAATGCGATCCCACCGCAAACCCACGCCAACTCCGAGCGCCGCGGCTCCCGCGCGTACGAGCCGTGACACATAGGCTTCAGCAGTATTTTTGCCGAGCGCAGACTTGAACTGCACGCCAGTTGTGAGCAGTACAGTGCGGGGCGTGAGGAACGGGGTGGGGTCTGGCAGATCAGACGAGTGGACCCACTGAACGGCCCGTGCCCCGGTATTGTCGTCGACTCCGGCGATCGCAACGAGACCGAGCTCGTAGTCACGCAATAGCGTGTCGAGCTCGATCCAACTCTGAATTGCCGGTTCGGCGAAATATTGCATCATCAATCGCCATTATGGCATCAATTTTCATGGTGGATCGAACGTATCCTGAGAGGGTGCAAGGAGACGGTACGTAGAGTACGTCGTACCGCGCATTTCGCTCACCACTTCAAGGAGGAACTTTCATGTCAGTTATCGGTGGCCCCTCGCTTCCGCAGGAGCGCAAGCTTGTAACCAGCATCCCTGGCCCGAAGTCACAGGAACTCATGGCGCGCAAGAACGCTGCAGTAGCGTCTGGCGTCGGTGTCGCTCTTCCCATCGCTGTTGTTGCGGGTGGCGACGGTGTGCTCGTAGATGCTGACGGCAACTCGCTGATCGACCTTGGCTCGGGCATTGCGGTGACTGGTGTTGGCAACTCGGCTCCCCGCGTGGTCGAGGCCGTGCAGCAGCAGGTCGCACAGTTCACCCACACCTGCTTCACCGTTACCCCGTACGAGGGCTACGTTGCGGTTGCAGAGAAGCTCAACGAACTCACCCCTGGTGACCACGAGAAGCGTTCGGCGCTCTTCAACTCGGGTGCTGAAGCGGTTGAGAACGCGATCAAGATCGCGCGTCACTACACCAAGAAGAACGGCGTCGTCGTTTTCGATCACGCTTACCACGGTCGCACCAACCTCACCATGGGTATGACGGCTAAGAACATGCCTTACAAAGACGGCTTCGGTCCGTTCGCTCCCGAGGTGACTCGCGTGCAGACCTCATACCCGTACCGTGACGGTCTCGCAGGCGCTGATGCAGCTGCCGTTGCTATCACCGAGATTGAAAAGCAGGTTGGGGCAGCAAACCTCGCTGCAATCATCATTGAGCCAATCCAGGGCGAGGGCGGCTTCATCGCTCCCGCAGAGGGCTTCCTCCCAGCAATCCAGAAGTGGGCAACCGAGAACGGCGTCGTCTTCATTCTCGATGAGGTGCAGACCGGCTTCGGTCGTACCGGCCAGATGTTTGCGGCAAACTTCGAAGGTGTTGTGCCCGATATGGTCACCACCGCAAAGGGCATCGCTGGCGGTCTTCCGCTATCGGGTGTCACCGGTCGCGCCGAGATCATGGATTCGGCTCACGCTGGTGGACTCGGCGGAACCTACGCGGGCAACCCACTCGCGTGTGCAGCTGCTCTCGCAACGATCGAGACCTACGAGGCAGAGAACCTGCTCGAGAAGGCAACCAAGATCGGCGAGACGATCACCGAGGTCTTCAGCAACCTGCAGAAGACCGACGACCGCATTGGCGATATCCGCGGACGCGGCGCGATGATGGCGATCGAGCTTGTTGAGTCGGGCTCAAAGACCCCGAACGCAGCACTGACAGGTGCGATCGCGAAGTACGCGGCCGAGCAGGGCGTGCTCGTGCTCACCTGTGGCACCTACGGCAACGTCATCCGCTTCCTTCCAGCACTCACCATCTCTGATGAGCTGCTCCGCGAAGGCCTGCAGGTTGTCGTCGACGCGATCGCTGCCAACTAACCCATTCGCGCAGTCATACCAACTGGCATCCTGCCCAAGTAGCAGGATCCACAACAGGAGGAATCACTCATGGCACTGAAGCCAAACGAACAAGAACTGCTCGACCGCGTACAGTCAGGGCTCGCAATCGGGGGCAAGTGGGAAGCCTCGACCTCTGGCGCGACCTTCGATGTGCACGACCCCGCAACTGGTGAGGTCATCAAGACGATCGCCGACGCGACAGTCGAAGATGCGATCCGCGCACTCGATTCTGCCGTGGCAACGCAAGCAGCGTGGGCCGCAACTTCATCGCGTGAGCGCTCGAACATTCTGCGCCGTGCATTCGATCTGCTCATGGAGCGTCGCGAAGACTTCGCGCTGCTCATGAGCATGGAGATGGGCAAGCCGATCGCCGAGGCGCGTGGCGAGGTGAACTATGGAGGCGAGTTCCTACGCTGGTTCTCGGAAGAAGCCGTGCGCGTGCGTGGTGACTACCGCCAGAACCCAGAAGGCACCGGCAACATGGTGGTCTCGCACATTCCAGTTGGGCCTTGCTACTTTGTCACCCCGTGGAACTTCCCGCTCGCGATGGCAACCCGCAAGATTGCACCGGCACTCGCTGCTGGTTGCACCGTTGTGATCAAGCCGGCCGGCCTCACTCCGCTCACCACCATCTTCTTCGCGCAGCTGCTCGAAGAGGCTGGCGTACCAGCAGGTGTGGTGAACGTGGTGCAGACCTCGAAGTCGAGCGCACAGTCGAGCGCACTGCTCTCCGACACACGCCTTCGTAAGCTCTCATTCACCGGCTCGACCCCGGTTGGCGTAAAGCTGCTCGAGGCTGCGGCACAGAACGTGCTGCGTACCTCGATGGAGCTCGGCGGCAACGCTCCGTTCGTTGTGTTCGAGGACGCAGATCTGGATAAGGCTGTCGAGGGCGCTATGCTCGCGAAGTTCCGCAACATTGGCCAGGCGTGCACGGCGGCGAACCGCATCATCGTGCACGAGTCGGTCGCCGACGAATTCGCCCGCCGCGTGAGCGAGAAGGTCTCGGCAATGACCGTGGGCCGTGGCGCTGACGAGGGCTACGACATCGGCGCGCTTGTTGAGGAGAAGGCTGTTGCGAACACCGCTCGTCTCGTCGCAGACGCGGTCGAGACCGGCGCAACCGTTGTCACCGGTGGCGAGGCGATCGATGGTCCTGGTAACTTCTTCCAGCCGACCGTCATCGACAAGCTCAGCCCGCAGTCAGCAATCATGCGCGAAGAGATCTTCGGGCCAGTGCTCGGCATTATTCGGTTCCAGACCGAAGACGAGGCTGTCGAGATTGCGAACAACACCGAGTACGGTCTCGTGAGCTATGTCTTCACCGAAGACCTCGCTCGCGGTCACCGCATGATCGAGAAGCTCGAGAGCGGCATGATGGGGCTGAACACCGGCCTCGTGTCGAACGCTGCAGCTCCTTTCGGTGGCATCAAGCAGTCGGGTATCGGTCGCGAGGGTGGTTTCGAGGGAATCCACGAGTTCCTCTCGTCGAAGTACACGCTCATCCCGCGCAGCTAATCACCGCACCAATTCGACCCGGCAGTTGTTGCTGTTATTTCTGAATGGAAACAGCAATGACTGCCGGGTCGATTTGGGCAAGCCACAGAGTGGAGCCGTTTTCTCACGAGAGCGACTCCACTCTTTGTGTTCTAGCTCGCGAGCTCAGACCACCACAGC contains:
- a CDS encoding NAD-dependent succinate-semialdehyde dehydrogenase — its product is MALKPNEQELLDRVQSGLAIGGKWEASTSGATFDVHDPATGEVIKTIADATVEDAIRALDSAVATQAAWAATSSRERSNILRRAFDLLMERREDFALLMSMEMGKPIAEARGEVNYGGEFLRWFSEEAVRVRGDYRQNPEGTGNMVVSHIPVGPCYFVTPWNFPLAMATRKIAPALAAGCTVVIKPAGLTPLTTIFFAQLLEEAGVPAGVVNVVQTSKSSAQSSALLSDTRLRKLSFTGSTPVGVKLLEAAAQNVLRTSMELGGNAPFVVFEDADLDKAVEGAMLAKFRNIGQACTAANRIIVHESVADEFARRVSEKVSAMTVGRGADEGYDIGALVEEKAVANTARLVADAVETGATVVTGGEAIDGPGNFFQPTVIDKLSPQSAIMREEIFGPVLGIIRFQTEDEAVEIANNTEYGLVSYVFTEDLARGHRMIEKLESGMMGLNTGLVSNAAAPFGGIKQSGIGREGGFEGIHEFLSSKYTLIPRS
- a CDS encoding PucR family transcriptional regulator — translated: MMQYFAEPAIQSWIELDTLLRDYELGLVAIAGVDDNTGARAVQWVHSSDLPDPTPFLTPRTVLLTTGVQFKSALGKNTAEAYVSRLVRAGAAALGVGVGLRWDRIPPTLVEACEHLGLPLIRVPYDTPFIAITRAAARLIEAAMHAQNIDRLTRSDRTPATRITSAEAALRSAIVSLLIRGDREHAEAIAAPLYPRLPRGQVAVIALRAGDGDLSPQDLGEGITSGVHDGKLIVICESAHVTQLRKLIAKRTAGLSERGSLNDLSRLLDQADRALEQSIAAWVETDAPPKLVAYRPSMHSGVFQLIAESPEAKRRATGFLSPLREHDRRHHDEIEHSLEVWLRHNCQLTPAAEELQIHRHTMRTRIKTAASLLQRNIDSADTRAELWTALRLAGATIPLSTAQ
- the gabT gene encoding 4-aminobutyrate--2-oxoglutarate transaminase; the encoded protein is MSVIGGPSLPQERKLVTSIPGPKSQELMARKNAAVASGVGVALPIAVVAGGDGVLVDADGNSLIDLGSGIAVTGVGNSAPRVVEAVQQQVAQFTHTCFTVTPYEGYVAVAEKLNELTPGDHEKRSALFNSGAEAVENAIKIARHYTKKNGVVVFDHAYHGRTNLTMGMTAKNMPYKDGFGPFAPEVTRVQTSYPYRDGLAGADAAAVAITEIEKQVGAANLAAIIIEPIQGEGGFIAPAEGFLPAIQKWATENGVVFILDEVQTGFGRTGQMFAANFEGVVPDMVTTAKGIAGGLPLSGVTGRAEIMDSAHAGGLGGTYAGNPLACAAALATIETYEAENLLEKATKIGETITEVFSNLQKTDDRIGDIRGRGAMMAIELVESGSKTPNAALTGAIAKYAAEQGVLVLTCGTYGNVIRFLPALTISDELLREGLQVVVDAIAAN